A window of the Lactuca sativa cultivar Salinas chromosome 5, Lsat_Salinas_v11, whole genome shotgun sequence genome harbors these coding sequences:
- the LOC111888070 gene encoding mitogen-activated protein kinase kinase 6 isoform X2 yields the protein MKGMKSLKQLKLSVPAQDAPITSFLTTSGTFHDGDLLLNLKGLRLTSDDKENRPSDAKEIDLQFSLEDLETIKVIGKGSGGIVQLVRHKWIGRLFALKVIQMNIQEDIRKQIVQELKINQASQCPHIVVCYHSFYHNGAISLVFEYMDRGSLTDVIRQLKTILEPYLAVLCKQVLQGLVYLHHERHVIHRDIKPSNLLVNQKGEVKITDFGVSAMLANSMGQRDTFVGTYNYMSPERISGKTYDYKSDIWSLGLVILECAIGRFPYIQSEDQQNWPTFYELLDAIVSKPPPAAPSDQFSPEFCSFISSCIQKEPKDRSSALELLSHPFIKKFEDKDIDLAILVSSLEPPISFSK from the exons ATGAAGGGCATGAAGTCACTGAAGCAGCTCAAGCTCTCTGTTCCTGCTCAAGATGCTCCGATTACCAGCTTCTT GACAACGAGCGGGACATTTCATGATGGGGATTTACTTCTAAATTTGAAAGGATTAAGACTCACATCTGATGATAAGGAAAATCGT CCCTCTGATGCCAAGGAGATCGATCTCCAATTTTCACTGGAAGACCTCGAGACAATCAAAGTCATTGGAAAAGGAAGTGGAGGCATTGTTCAACTGGTTCGACATAAATGGATTGGGAGATTGTTTGCTTTGAAG GTAATCCAGATGAACATTCAAGAGGATATACGCAAACAAATCGTGCAAGAGCTGAAAATCAATCAAGCATCTCAATGCCCTCACATCGTTGTCTGTTATCACTCTTTCTACCACAATGGAGCCATCTCTTTGGTTTTTGAATACATGGATCGTGGATCTTTGACTGATGTGATCAGACAACTCAAGACCATTCTTGAACCATATCTTGCTGTTCTCTGCAAACAG GTATTACAGGGTCTTGTGTATTTACACCATGAGAGACATGTAATTCATAGGGACATAAAGCCATCTAATCTACTTGTAAACCAAAAAGGTGAAGTAAAGATCACAGATTTTGGTGTTAGTGCAATGCTTGCTAATTCAATGGGTCAACGTGATACATTTGTTGGAACTTATAACTATATGTCT CCGGAAAGAATTAGTGGGAAGACATATGACTATAAAAGTGACATCTGGAGTTTGGGTTTAGTGATATTGGAGTGTGCTATAGGAAGATTTCCATATATACAATCTGAAGATCAACAAAATTGGCCAACTTTTTATGAGCTTCTGGACGCCATTGTCTCAAAGCCGCCACCTGCCGCCCCATCGGATCAGTTTTCGCCGGAGTTTTGTTCCTTTATCTCTTCATG CATACAGAAAGAGCCTAAAGACAGATCATCAGCTCTAGAGCTTTTGAGTCACCCGTTTATCAAGAAATTTGAGGATAAAGATATTGATCTTGCTATTCTGGTAAGTTCTTTGGAACCTCCTATAAGTTTTTCTAAATAA
- the LOC111888070 gene encoding mitogen-activated protein kinase kinase 6 isoform X1: MASVSQLLSLTIPISIFYPFHFHTQVVRNPNPTYDDEGHEVTEAAQALCSCSRCSDYQLLWILRTTSGTFHDGDLLLNLKGLRLTSDDKENRPSDAKEIDLQFSLEDLETIKVIGKGSGGIVQLVRHKWIGRLFALKVIQMNIQEDIRKQIVQELKINQASQCPHIVVCYHSFYHNGAISLVFEYMDRGSLTDVIRQLKTILEPYLAVLCKQVLQGLVYLHHERHVIHRDIKPSNLLVNQKGEVKITDFGVSAMLANSMGQRDTFVGTYNYMSPERISGKTYDYKSDIWSLGLVILECAIGRFPYIQSEDQQNWPTFYELLDAIVSKPPPAAPSDQFSPEFCSFISSCIQKEPKDRSSALELLSHPFIKKFEDKDIDLAILVSSLEPPISFSK, encoded by the exons ATGGCGTCGGTCAGTCAGCTACTCAGCTTAACTATTCCCATTTCCATTTTCTATCCGTTTCACTTTCACACACAagttgtgagaaaccctaatcctacTTACGACGATGAAGGGCATGAAGTCACTGAAGCAGCTCAAGCTCTCTGTTCCTGCTCAAGATGCTCCGATTACCAGCTTCTT TGGATTCTTAGGACAACGAGCGGGACATTTCATGATGGGGATTTACTTCTAAATTTGAAAGGATTAAGACTCACATCTGATGATAAGGAAAATCGT CCCTCTGATGCCAAGGAGATCGATCTCCAATTTTCACTGGAAGACCTCGAGACAATCAAAGTCATTGGAAAAGGAAGTGGAGGCATTGTTCAACTGGTTCGACATAAATGGATTGGGAGATTGTTTGCTTTGAAG GTAATCCAGATGAACATTCAAGAGGATATACGCAAACAAATCGTGCAAGAGCTGAAAATCAATCAAGCATCTCAATGCCCTCACATCGTTGTCTGTTATCACTCTTTCTACCACAATGGAGCCATCTCTTTGGTTTTTGAATACATGGATCGTGGATCTTTGACTGATGTGATCAGACAACTCAAGACCATTCTTGAACCATATCTTGCTGTTCTCTGCAAACAG GTATTACAGGGTCTTGTGTATTTACACCATGAGAGACATGTAATTCATAGGGACATAAAGCCATCTAATCTACTTGTAAACCAAAAAGGTGAAGTAAAGATCACAGATTTTGGTGTTAGTGCAATGCTTGCTAATTCAATGGGTCAACGTGATACATTTGTTGGAACTTATAACTATATGTCT CCGGAAAGAATTAGTGGGAAGACATATGACTATAAAAGTGACATCTGGAGTTTGGGTTTAGTGATATTGGAGTGTGCTATAGGAAGATTTCCATATATACAATCTGAAGATCAACAAAATTGGCCAACTTTTTATGAGCTTCTGGACGCCATTGTCTCAAAGCCGCCACCTGCCGCCCCATCGGATCAGTTTTCGCCGGAGTTTTGTTCCTTTATCTCTTCATG CATACAGAAAGAGCCTAAAGACAGATCATCAGCTCTAGAGCTTTTGAGTCACCCGTTTATCAAGAAATTTGAGGATAAAGATATTGATCTTGCTATTCTGGTAAGTTCTTTGGAACCTCCTATAAGTTTTTCTAAATAA